One Sinorhizobium sp. BG8 DNA window includes the following coding sequences:
- a CDS encoding AraC family transcriptional regulator, with translation MALAHDRTSLSLAVSSKILDAERSDCASATVGADNRHRPVGTDLLSDVLGTVKLTGALFFMVDASFPWGIEVPHSAAFSPIILPRAQHIVSYHIILKGSGWACIPNLTSTRFEAGDILVLPYGDPYSMLSEPDQTPEFDIETTLEFFREMARGNLPFSVREGGGGSPQSKFVCGFLGCDMQPFNPLLSTLPRLLRIKRSPDGRAGLLSRLIDLTISEADKPRLGGSAIRLRLSELIFVEVMRQYLENLPAHETGWLSGLRDPAIGKVLTVLHEQPAYPWTLNELASRARMSRAALAKRFTHLVGHAPMQYLTLWRMQMAARLLADGPMKVAAVGRAIGYESEAAFSRAFKKTVGVSPAAWRGVAAGTNLP, from the coding sequence ATGGCACTCGCCCATGACCGGACGTCTTTGTCGCTTGCCGTATCGTCCAAGATACTCGATGCGGAACGGTCCGATTGCGCTTCGGCGACGGTGGGGGCGGATAACCGGCACAGGCCAGTGGGCACCGACCTGCTTTCTGATGTCCTGGGGACGGTCAAGCTGACCGGAGCCTTGTTCTTTATGGTGGATGCGAGCTTCCCCTGGGGCATCGAGGTGCCGCATTCGGCGGCATTCTCTCCTATCATCCTGCCGCGCGCCCAACACATCGTGTCCTATCACATTATCCTGAAAGGATCGGGCTGGGCGTGCATTCCCAATCTGACCTCCACGCGTTTCGAGGCCGGCGACATATTGGTTCTGCCTTATGGTGACCCGTATTCGATGCTCAGCGAACCCGATCAGACTCCGGAATTCGACATCGAAACGACATTGGAGTTTTTCCGGGAAATGGCGCGTGGCAATCTGCCCTTCTCGGTGAGAGAGGGTGGCGGCGGCTCTCCGCAAAGCAAATTCGTCTGCGGCTTTCTCGGCTGCGACATGCAACCCTTCAATCCGCTGTTGTCGACGCTGCCACGGCTCTTGCGGATCAAGAGGTCGCCGGATGGTCGCGCTGGGTTGTTGAGCCGCCTTATCGACCTCACGATATCAGAGGCGGACAAGCCGCGACTCGGCGGCAGCGCCATCCGGCTGAGGTTGAGCGAACTGATTTTCGTCGAGGTCATGCGCCAGTATCTGGAAAACCTGCCGGCCCACGAGACCGGCTGGCTTTCGGGGCTGCGCGACCCTGCAATCGGCAAAGTCCTGACCGTGCTCCATGAACAGCCGGCATATCCGTGGACGCTGAATGAACTCGCAAGTCGTGCCCGCATGTCGCGTGCAGCCCTTGCGAAACGCTTCACCCATCTCGTCGGCCATGCGCCAATGCAGTATCTGACGCTTTGGCGCATGCAGATGGCTGCGCGCCTCCTCGCTGACGGCCCCATGAAGGTCGCCGCCGTCGGCCGCGCGATCGGCTACGAATCCGAAGCTGCCTTCAGCCGGGCGTTCAAGAAGACCGTTGGCGTGTCCCCCGCCGCATGGCGTGGTGTCGCTGCCGGAACGAACTTGCCTTGA
- the ugpC gene encoding sn-glycerol-3-phosphate ABC transporter ATP-binding protein UgpC: MATVEISNLKKSYGAVPVMHGVDVPIKDGEFVILVGPSGCGKSTLLRMIAGLESVTSGEIAIDGRRVNELEPKDRDIAMVFQNYALYPQMTVAQNMGFALELAGRSKAEIKAEVEKAADILSLTQLLDRKPAQLSGGQRQRVAMGRAIVRHPKVFLFDEPLSNLDAKLRVKMRAEIKALHQRLKSTIVYVTHDQIEAMTMADKIVVMNGGRVEQIGTPLELYDRPENLFVATFMGSPAMNILPARVTENGITVAGLAHLPGKPNAPVGTEISYGIRPDDIVIGGEGAVPVEVQVVEPTGAETHVTARLAGVEITIVSKERLTITPGELLMVSLASQRSHVFETAGGKRI, encoded by the coding sequence ATGGCAACCGTCGAAATCTCCAATCTGAAGAAGTCCTATGGCGCTGTCCCCGTGATGCATGGCGTGGACGTTCCAATCAAGGACGGCGAGTTCGTCATCCTGGTCGGCCCCTCCGGTTGTGGGAAATCCACGCTGCTTCGGATGATCGCCGGACTGGAGAGCGTGACCTCCGGCGAGATCGCCATCGACGGCAGGCGGGTCAACGAACTTGAGCCGAAGGATCGCGACATTGCCATGGTCTTCCAGAACTACGCGCTCTACCCGCAGATGACTGTGGCGCAGAACATGGGCTTTGCTCTGGAACTTGCAGGGCGGTCCAAGGCGGAGATCAAGGCGGAGGTTGAAAAGGCTGCCGACATCCTGTCGTTGACGCAGCTTCTCGATCGCAAGCCGGCTCAGCTCTCGGGTGGCCAGCGGCAGCGCGTCGCCATGGGGCGCGCCATCGTGCGCCACCCCAAGGTCTTCCTGTTCGACGAGCCGTTGTCGAACCTCGATGCGAAATTGCGGGTGAAAATGCGCGCCGAGATCAAGGCACTGCATCAACGCCTGAAATCAACCATCGTCTATGTGACCCACGACCAGATCGAGGCCATGACCATGGCCGACAAGATCGTGGTGATGAACGGCGGACGTGTCGAACAGATAGGCACGCCGCTGGAACTCTACGACCGTCCGGAGAACCTCTTCGTCGCAACCTTCATGGGAAGTCCGGCGATGAACATCCTGCCGGCGAGGGTGACCGAGAACGGCATCACGGTCGCCGGCCTTGCACATCTGCCGGGCAAGCCGAACGCACCTGTCGGAACGGAGATTTCCTACGGTATCCGTCCGGACGATATCGTCATTGGCGGCGAGGGTGCGGTGCCGGTGGAGGTTCAGGTCGTCGAGCCGACCGGTGCGGAAACCCACGTGACGGCCCGGTTGGCCGGCGTGGAAATCACCATCGTATCGAAGGAACGGCTGACGATTACGCCCGGAGAGTTGCTGATGGTGAGCCTTGCTTCGCAACGCTCGCATGTCTTCGAAACGGCAGGTGGCAAGCGGATCTAG
- a CDS encoding DUF5060 domain-containing protein, with protein MTHLYDIFEARFKGPTGGNPYLDVTLHAYFSQGNRKVRVTGFHDGGEDYVIRFMPDTVGEWTFTTSSSLEELDGKSGSLTVSPAREGVHGAVRVRNQFHFVYEDGTPYYPFGTTCYAWTHQPLEMQERTLASLEMSGFNKIRMAVFPKDYPFNTNEPLQAMFMEKADGSIDFDRPNPVAFRHLEKQIARLGELGIEADLILFHPYDRWGYATMTEEQNLRYVEYAAARLSAFRNIWWALANEYDFLLDTIPVQTWDRFCHILEENDPAQHLRSIHNGDQNMNFDHRKPWITHVCIQNWDVKRTPEWRVAYGKPVVNDEPEYEGNIWPCWGNITAEELVHRFWTTVMRGGYAGHGETYADPDDLIWWAKGGTLHGESWKRIKFLLQLLQEDQLEGLEPMGMNDQWPWSRISGARDLGGKVDFIYFGEHQPIQWTTGLPTEDGNYEIDLIDTWHMTVVRAKRIAAHIPHPQRHGNIVRGGKAEAAFGIELPGRPNLALRIRKLD; from the coding sequence ATGACCCATCTCTACGATATTTTCGAAGCCCGCTTCAAAGGCCCGACCGGCGGCAATCCCTATCTCGACGTGACGCTTCATGCCTATTTCAGCCAGGGCAATCGCAAGGTCCGCGTCACGGGTTTCCACGACGGCGGCGAAGATTATGTCATCCGCTTCATGCCCGACACGGTAGGGGAGTGGACCTTTACCACCTCGTCCTCGCTTGAGGAACTCGATGGCAAGTCCGGTTCGTTGACGGTTTCACCCGCGCGCGAAGGTGTGCATGGGGCGGTTCGCGTGCGCAACCAGTTCCATTTCGTCTATGAAGACGGCACGCCTTACTATCCCTTCGGCACCACCTGCTATGCCTGGACGCACCAGCCGCTGGAAATGCAGGAGCGGACGCTCGCAAGCCTTGAGATGAGCGGCTTCAACAAGATCCGCATGGCCGTCTTCCCCAAGGACTATCCCTTCAATACCAATGAACCGCTGCAGGCGATGTTCATGGAAAAGGCTGATGGCAGCATCGATTTCGATCGCCCGAACCCCGTTGCTTTCAGGCATCTCGAAAAGCAGATTGCCCGCCTCGGCGAACTCGGCATCGAAGCCGACCTGATCCTCTTCCATCCCTATGACCGCTGGGGCTATGCCACCATGACGGAGGAGCAGAATCTGCGGTATGTGGAATATGCGGCTGCGCGTCTTTCCGCCTTCCGCAACATCTGGTGGGCGCTTGCCAACGAGTATGACTTCCTGCTCGACACCATCCCGGTGCAAACCTGGGACCGCTTCTGCCACATCCTGGAAGAAAACGATCCCGCGCAACACCTCCGGTCGATCCACAATGGCGACCAGAACATGAACTTCGACCATCGCAAGCCCTGGATCACCCATGTCTGCATCCAGAACTGGGATGTGAAGCGCACGCCGGAATGGCGCGTTGCCTACGGCAAGCCTGTCGTCAACGACGAACCGGAATACGAAGGCAATATCTGGCCTTGCTGGGGTAACATCACCGCTGAAGAGCTCGTCCATCGCTTCTGGACGACCGTCATGCGCGGCGGCTATGCCGGTCATGGCGAGACCTATGCGGACCCGGACGATCTGATCTGGTGGGCAAAGGGTGGCACGCTGCACGGCGAAAGCTGGAAGCGCATCAAGTTCCTGCTGCAATTGCTGCAGGAAGACCAGCTTGAAGGGCTGGAGCCGATGGGCATGAACGACCAATGGCCCTGGAGCCGTATTTCCGGTGCGCGCGATCTCGGCGGCAAGGTGGATTTCATCTACTTCGGCGAACACCAGCCAATCCAGTGGACGACCGGCCTGCCGACCGAGGATGGCAACTATGAGATCGACCTGATCGATACCTGGCACATGACGGTGGTGCGGGCAAAGCGCATTGCGGCCCACATTCCGCATCCGCAGCGCCACGGCAACATCGTCCGCGGTGGCAAGGCTGAAGCGGCATTCGGTATCGAGCTTCCGGGCCGTCCTAACCTTGCGCTCCGCATCCGCAAACTCGACTGA
- a CDS encoding carbohydrate ABC transporter permease, protein MKVFSQAFRPVGSNKVDPVLVALWIAFILFAIIWITPFLFIVFTSLKSNSTVMGSSAFSPPTELAFGNFAAAWARGNFSTTAFNGIVITFIKVPLGLFVSAMAAYALAKVPMRINKVLFALFVFGTMLPFQVMLAPIFRQVNAFGLINTYPGIILPYLAFGIPYQVFILYGFFSTVPKELSEAARIDGASHFTIFRRIFLPVSLPVLSALLILDFVATWNEFAMALVILQDPRMWTLPLGLMNFQSQFQSDYGQLNAAIIMTVLPAAIVYLMFQRYFVSGLTSGAVKE, encoded by the coding sequence ATGAAGGTGTTTTCCCAGGCGTTCCGCCCTGTCGGCTCCAACAAGGTCGACCCCGTACTCGTAGCTCTCTGGATCGCCTTCATTCTGTTCGCGATCATCTGGATCACGCCATTCCTGTTCATCGTCTTCACGTCCTTGAAGTCGAATTCGACGGTGATGGGATCGAGCGCTTTCAGTCCGCCCACCGAGCTTGCCTTCGGCAATTTCGCGGCGGCCTGGGCCCGCGGGAATTTCTCGACGACCGCTTTCAACGGCATCGTCATCACCTTCATCAAGGTGCCGCTCGGCCTGTTCGTATCGGCCATGGCAGCCTATGCGCTCGCCAAGGTGCCGATGCGGATCAACAAGGTGCTCTTTGCGCTCTTCGTCTTCGGCACGATGTTGCCCTTCCAGGTCATGCTCGCGCCGATCTTCCGGCAGGTAAATGCCTTCGGCCTGATCAACACCTATCCCGGCATCATCCTGCCCTACCTGGCCTTCGGTATCCCCTATCAGGTCTTCATTCTGTATGGCTTCTTCTCCACCGTGCCGAAGGAGCTGTCTGAAGCCGCCCGCATCGACGGCGCTTCGCACTTCACGATCTTCCGGCGGATTTTCCTGCCGGTATCGCTGCCGGTTCTCTCGGCACTGCTGATCCTGGATTTCGTTGCGACCTGGAATGAATTCGCCATGGCGCTGGTGATCCTGCAGGATCCGCGCATGTGGACCCTTCCGCTCGGTCTGATGAATTTCCAGAGTCAATTCCAGAGCGACTACGGCCAGCTCAACGCTGCCATCATCATGACGGTGCTTCCCGCAGCCATCGTCTATCTCATGTTCCAACGCTATTTCGTCTCCGGCCTGACGTCCGGAGCGGTCAAGGAATAA
- a CDS encoding sugar ABC transporter permease: MSKARLTLRPSMQGYVLLAPALIVYLLFAVYPMIDVIRMSFSSWNGLSPQAKFVGLANYRAIMTQDPVFWGALWNTLIWTTTAVIVPNLIAFGVALALNQNIPGRSGLRIVFYLPVIIASIAVATIWKWMYDPFFGLFNGLLTSWGLTGWIMDWLGDKKIALWSVFVAHVWQSVGFSMVLFLAGLQSVSTTLIEAARIDGAGRWGVFRYVTLPALVPTMTVVFVLSLINSLKAFDIVYGMTGGGPAQSTQMLAMWAYTQSMQLGVFGRGAAVSVVLLLITLVVVIPYMRWMFKREDMGR, encoded by the coding sequence ATGTCCAAAGCGCGCTTGACGTTGCGGCCGAGCATGCAGGGTTACGTCCTGCTCGCGCCCGCCCTGATCGTCTATCTCCTCTTTGCGGTCTACCCGATGATCGACGTCATCCGGATGTCCTTTTCGTCCTGGAACGGACTGAGCCCGCAGGCGAAATTTGTGGGGCTCGCGAACTACCGGGCGATCATGACGCAGGATCCGGTGTTCTGGGGTGCGCTCTGGAACACGCTGATCTGGACGACGACGGCAGTCATCGTGCCAAACCTGATTGCCTTCGGCGTGGCACTTGCGCTCAATCAGAACATTCCCGGCAGGTCGGGACTGCGCATCGTGTTCTATCTGCCCGTCATCATCGCTTCCATCGCTGTCGCGACCATCTGGAAGTGGATGTACGACCCGTTCTTCGGCCTTTTCAATGGGTTGCTGACGAGCTGGGGGCTGACCGGATGGATCATGGACTGGCTGGGCGACAAGAAGATCGCGCTGTGGTCCGTGTTCGTTGCCCATGTCTGGCAGTCGGTCGGCTTTTCCATGGTGCTGTTTCTTGCCGGCCTGCAGAGCGTTTCGACCACGCTGATCGAGGCTGCCCGCATCGATGGGGCAGGGCGCTGGGGCGTGTTCCGCTATGTGACGCTGCCGGCACTCGTGCCGACAATGACCGTCGTCTTCGTACTGTCGCTCATCAATTCGCTGAAAGCCTTCGACATCGTCTACGGCATGACCGGCGGTGGGCCGGCGCAATCGACGCAGATGCTGGCGATGTGGGCTTACACACAATCAATGCAACTCGGGGTCTTCGGGCGCGGGGCGGCGGTTTCCGTGGTTCTGCTGCTGATCACGCTGGTCGTCGTGATCCCCTACATGCGCTGGATGTTCAAGCGTGAGGATATGGGACGATGA
- a CDS encoding extracellular solute-binding protein, with product MRLKNTLAATLSALAIAAGLGMNSAAAEELKIWTLSFDNESANVAWQKIIKEFQAANPDITISLENRSVDEHKAALRVAAQSSQGPDIFFMWAGLGLGGEFVNAGLSLPLDKYYDEYGWDKRLVGTAGSFSKIYEGGRHGVPYTFHGEGIYYSKALFEKAGITQPPATYDGLKADAAKLKEAGIPAMTFGGTVNWHLMRLMDVILEAKCGAEKHDGLMAMKVDWSTEACATASFQELNDWSQNYILSPFMGIDQAQSFNLFLAGRAAMMLEGDWLVSQLRNENRLADFDLFPFPTGTDRLYGFAEYLYVSSKSDKADAAAKFLDYMLSDKVQQDNLGAFGSISINANVKYEKIDPLDQKWMDIFAKYDKIYMNGDQAFPLDVTTEYFRVINEVASGNIKPEDAGKAMQSFIANRG from the coding sequence ATGAGACTGAAGAATACTCTTGCCGCTACGCTTTCTGCGCTGGCGATCGCCGCGGGGCTTGGCATGAATTCGGCCGCCGCCGAAGAGTTGAAGATCTGGACCCTGTCGTTCGACAACGAGTCCGCCAACGTCGCGTGGCAGAAGATCATCAAGGAATTTCAGGCCGCGAACCCCGACATCACGATTTCGCTCGAGAACCGCTCCGTGGACGAGCATAAGGCTGCGCTCCGCGTGGCTGCGCAGTCGAGCCAGGGTCCGGACATCTTCTTCATGTGGGCAGGCCTTGGGCTTGGGGGCGAATTCGTCAATGCCGGCCTGTCGCTGCCGCTCGACAAATATTACGACGAGTACGGTTGGGACAAGCGTCTGGTCGGAACGGCCGGCAGCTTCTCGAAGATCTATGAAGGCGGTCGCCATGGCGTTCCCTACACCTTCCACGGCGAGGGCATCTACTACAGCAAGGCTCTGTTCGAAAAGGCGGGCATCACCCAGCCGCCGGCAACCTATGACGGGCTGAAGGCTGACGCAGCCAAGCTGAAGGAAGCCGGCATTCCGGCCATGACCTTCGGCGGCACGGTCAACTGGCACCTGATGCGCCTGATGGACGTCATTCTGGAAGCGAAATGCGGTGCCGAAAAGCACGATGGTCTCATGGCGATGAAGGTCGACTGGTCGACCGAGGCCTGCGCCACGGCGAGCTTCCAGGAGTTGAACGACTGGTCACAGAACTACATTCTGTCGCCGTTCATGGGGATCGACCAGGCCCAGAGCTTCAACCTGTTCCTTGCGGGACGTGCGGCCATGATGCTCGAAGGGGACTGGCTGGTCAGCCAGCTGCGCAATGAGAACCGGCTTGCAGATTTCGACCTTTTCCCGTTCCCGACGGGCACTGATCGCCTCTATGGTTTCGCGGAGTATCTCTACGTTTCCTCGAAGAGCGACAAGGCGGATGCGGCCGCAAAGTTCCTCGATTACATGCTCTCCGACAAGGTGCAGCAGGACAATCTCGGCGCTTTCGGTTCGATCTCGATCAACGCGAATGTGAAGTACGAGAAGATCGATCCGCTTGATCAGAAGTGGATGGATATCTTCGCCAAGTACGACAAGATCTACATGAACGGCGACCAGGCTTTCCCGCTCGATGTGACCACGGAATATTTCCGTGTCATCAACGAAGTAGCATCCGGCAACATCAAGCCGGAAGATGCCGGCAAGGCCATGCAGAGCTTCATCGCCAACAGAGGCTAA